AGAATAAAATGTGCCATTAATGTCcgaatgacaagaaaaaaaaaatttaagactgaaaagctgtttgtgcataaaaaataatatttcaacgTCCTAATAAACATGTTACGTGTTTATCTACTTGTGATCTAGCTTATACAAAGTATTTAAGTACAGCAGGTTTGAAATGGTACAGTGTCATTTCATGTGAAGCTGGACCAGCCTATATTTAATTTCTCAACAGCACTGTTGATAAAGAAAGATTGCATGTGATTGCATAAATATGTTCCTTAAGGGAATAAACCTAGTTATTAAGCCACCAACTCGATATCATCACCTCATGTTGTGGGTAATCTCACCATATTTGTTTTGGAAGAAGGTGGGGGCAGAAATGTGAGATGTTGTCCATGCTGTTGAGTTTTGAGCGGCGCTGGAGATGGATTTCTCCTCTGGATATATAGAAGGCAGCAGGCGCTCCAGAACATCATGTACATGACTGAACCTCAGCTCTGACAGACCCAGGTCCTTTAAGTTCACTTTGGGCTGTGAAAACAGGCCAATTAGAATTTTTAggattgtattttaattttgtattatttaatacaaattttgaatgtttttatttttccatttttccattttaatttcagcttttttttatatatatatttttatatctctgtatagtttttatttaatttagttattttacaatatcagtttaaactaaataaaaataacaaatgttgcaCTTTTTCAGtttaagtatatatattatatatatatatatatatttttttttcaagtaattaaACTGGTTTGCTTTTCGTTAAATTATAAAAACCCTGCTGTAAAGAAGAACTCTAACATGCACATGATATACAGCACTGCGTGGTGTTGTCGCGACTGTCATACCTCACTGAGAAGTGGGTCATGTTCAGGTGAAAGGTCTCTCTGTAGACTCTGCACTGATGTGGTTACGGCCGAGTTGGCTGAACTCTTCAGGTACTGGACCACATTGATCAGATGGGTCAAAGGCACTGTTCCCTAAAAAAAGAGTACATTTTGGTCACATTGCATAACCTAGTGTGGAAGAAAAgtgttaaacaaataaaataatacaattgtcAGTCCTTGAATGATCATACAGGCTAAGTGACTGATAAGATCTCTATATATATGATTGCTAGAGTATGCTGTTCTGTGGGTCAGTTATGTCACTCTGACACACTGACACACTACAGAAACTTCCCTCCAGACACGTACACACTCTCAGTGTCTCTATTAAACAGCTGCTGTGAAGGTACTTTCACATAACAATGTCATCAGAAAATAcgaaaattaactaaaaatacttCAATACGATATATGCATGTCGAACATCTGTATAGTATATGTTCAGTCAACAGTGAAGAATAACTAAGAGGAGTCTGAACAGATGgaaatgaataacgtcagtcaatCAGATGATGTAATCTGTTTGAAGATTGACTAAATGGTGTCACAATGAGCCATCAACAAGATgttcttaaaataaacttttaatagtaaacgatattactgttttaaatatctattttaatcagattacatttatatatatatatatatatatatatatatatatatatatatatatatatatatatatatatatatatatatatataaactattcgTTTTTCATTAAGAGTCTCATTAACactgttctgtttctgtttctctttctcgtTTATTATTACTCGCTAAAGCCACTCATTTATTCATAAAAGGCCTTTGACTGTTACtatgtaaaacaattaaatgtccTCATACCTGCGATTGAAAGGTTGTAGAAagagaaaacatatttttgttagatTTTCGTTTAAAGGTTTTCTAACGCTCCCGAGACCTGTCAGATCCGCTGCTCCTCTGTTCTTAGGTAGGTTATGGCCATCGTTGTTAATCTCACCGGTGACTCCAAACTTCCCATTGTGTAACCGAGAGACAACGTTGTTAAATTCAGCGAATCTATCGCTATTACGTATGTCTTCACTTCTTCGGTGGTGATCTAAATCAACAATCATTATCTTTAGTGCCACCTGCTGCCCAATAACGGTAAGGCGTGAAAAAGTATTTTGCTAGATGTTTTGCTAGACCTTGTCAACAATTTTTGAATCACATAACAAACCAATACAATTACAAACGTTAGAAagataattcaattcaattcagtttatttgCCAGACTCATGTCCAAAAGCCACGCAAGACAGGacaggtaaaaacaaacaaaacaaacaaacaagtcagtaaaaaaaaaaaaaaaaaaagcaaataattaaaatacatacagacaTTTCAGCCAATGCACTCTCAGTCTGGATGTGTACCTGTAGCAACTCACTAAGGGATTTGAGAGTGCCACCATGATACTGTTAGTAGACTCATCCAGACGTTGcataaatttaaacatcaaatgtcTTAAAAGTGCTTTCAGTGTGGTTACTCCTACAGATACAAACATCTGACTAGCACTCCCTCCTCTGGGAACCTTGAGTAAAATTCTCATTGCATCATTGTAGGCAACTTGTAACTTCTGCATGGTAGATTTTTTGTAGGAAGACCACAGATGGGCTGTATAGAGAGGTGTACAGTAAGCTTTGAACAGAGCCACTTTAACCCAAGTATAACAGTAACTAAACTTACGTGCTATGGTGTTTGCCTGTGCATATAACTTATAACACTGTCTGTatatgtcatcatcatcattcatatCATCTGCAATACAATGACCAAGGTATTTAATCTTTTTGCAGACCTCAAGACAATTATTGGCTAGCATGAACACAGGAAAATTAAGCAATTTATCCTGTTTCGTTCTGCATATTAACACAGCACTTTTGCTggaattgtattttatatcaaattccACACCATAATCAGAGCATATATTAAGAAGCTCCTGCTGCCCAGCACTACTCGGACTAAAAGTAACAAGGTCATCTGCATACATAAGATGATTCACCAGCATGCCACCAATCATACAGCCAGTGTTGCAACCATTAAGTCTTCTTGACAGTTCAtccatatataaattaaataagacaGGGGACAAGATTCCTCCCTGCCTAACACCATTGGACACTCTAAAGGGGTGGATATGCTACCCCCCCATTTGATATGCATCTGCTGGTGGGCATACCAATATGCAAGAACCCTCACAATATACCCAGGGACTCCCCTTTGCTTTAGCTTAataaaaagctgtttgtgatTCACGCGATCAAATGCTTTGGAGGCATCAATAAAACACATGAGAATAGTGGAATTTTTAGACTTATACAAATTCACTATTTCCTTAAGAGCATAAATACACATGTCTGTGCCATGGTTTGGCTTAAATCCAAACTGATTATCCAGGGAAGAGATATACCCACTCACTCTATCAAGGAGGATTCTTTCCATTACCTTGGATAAAATACTGGCCAATGCTATAGGTCTATAATTATCCAGGCAGCCAACTTTTCCAGCTTTGTCCTTAATAACTGGGACAAGCAGAATAGATAACATTGAATCTGGAAGTATGGCATGGATCAACAAACCAGTAAAGTTGATTGCTAAGAGGGAAGCAAGCCTAAGACTGGCATTTTTCAGATGCTCTGCAGTTATTGAATCCATACCACATGCTTTATTGTTAGGTAAATTCCATATGGCACCAAATACCTCATGTGTCAGAATACTTATTGATTCATTACTGATAGCAGAGTCCTCCACGTGTGGATcatgttttaaacaattaaagagGGAACTATAGTGCTGTCTCCATATTTCAACAACATTATCTTCTCCGGAGACTCCTTCAACAGTACAAGGAAGGGAAGATTTACAGTTATTGAGGGATCTCAcctgcacgtcctgattttgccaagtccgatgtgttcctaggtcaacatattttgttgaccctggaacaacattttactccaaaaatatattcttaaccatatccctacacctaaacctaaccttaaccatgagtaatccctaaaatcagaggaaatgatagatgaatgacactgatgtacaagcaccaaacactgattttaagcgtaaacttcacaaaatctataaactggttcttcaaatctgattggttaatcacaatgttgttccagggtcaacaacgatgttgtcccaggaacatgtctcacttggtaaaatcaggttaggcatcTCACCTCCTTCCAAAAGATAAGAAAACGTCACTCTGTAAAAAAGATAGTCATTAACTTTAGTTCCATTTCTTATTCAgatcaaaacaaacatttaacataAAGTGAAAACGTATATAGGAATATTGTGTCTTTATTATTACAGTAAAGCAAACCCAATGTTCTGTCTTTAGCGTCCTCTAGTGTCCGCAATGGTCTTTGCCTGTAAAAACATTACAGGCAAACGGATacctttgtttattttattaaacgttATATAATATACACCGCTGTGCGAGGCATAAATATTGTGATGATAACATACAATCACTCTACTTCCAAAATGGCGTGTTGGAATCGTCTGAAAACGTGAATTTATAAAATAAGTGATTAATTAGCTTCACTTCCGGGTTGTTTAAAGACCCctagaagattttatttatttatttattattattattattttttacatattattatttattaaacaactAGTAGGATGGTGTGAATTTGTAAATTGTTAAAAATGGCCTTGgattattaattcaattatttggattattaatttaaaacagcaATTTTCAGAATAGCAATTTAGTATTTTAATGGGATTCGCGTTGACAACCGTATACAATCAATAAAACATTGGGGAGAAAAAGGAAATTGTGAAtagtgaatttatatatatatatatatatatatatatatatatatatatatatatatatatatatatatatatacacacacacacacacacacacacacacacacacacacacacacacacacacacggtaatCTTGTTTTCTAATCTACATATTTATGATTCTAAATTAAATGCAGCTGAGAATGCACTTAAAGTCTTTTGTGGTCGTGCATTAAAGCACTTCCGCTGTGTTCCACGTTAGAGGCTCGCGAGAGGTTGTATCAGTCAGATTAAAAACAACCGCGCTGTGGTTTCAACGCCGTTTTAACGACAAATCTAAGCATCAGCAAGCGGCTCTGATCGCCGAGATCTTTCCTCTGTTAAAGTAATCGCAGTAATATCGCATGTCCAACATACAGAACCTCCAGTCCTTCGGTAAGTTGCATGCATCGTGCACGAGTGAACAAACGGAAATCATCTCGAGCATTGtccgtgtatttttttttttctgtgtgcaaTGTGCATTCGTTCGAAAATATTGCTTAAATGCTATGAATTAAATGAGCAActaacaactttttttcttttacaaaaagtATAAAATGAGTGGGAACAGGAATATAGGATTTTTAAAACCGTagggattttttgtttttgtttattagacTACTTATTTTCCTATTTCTACTCCACTCGATTAAACTTTGTTGCCTCTTTTAACTATATGTGAAAGTTTACTCTTAATTTCTTATCCAGTAACCGAAGTCTATGTTTGTGACCACGTTTTTGTCTAAGGTCACTTAGAAGTCCCCCAATGATGAGGGTAAAAAAACGCTTGTGTATATTGGTGGCATAAACCAATCAGCTGTTGCTCGCTACTTGACCTCCTTCCCATTGTGTGACATTCAACTCCTCTTCAGTCTTGAGCTCTTATTGCGTATGTGTGACTATCTTCTTGTAACCAAGACTGAAGCGTTTGTTTCTATGTAGATCCCTTTGCTGATGCCACTAAGGGTGACGACTTGCTCCCGGCTGGGACTGAGGATAAGATCCACATAAGGATTCAGCAACGGAACGGCCGCAAAACGCTGACCACAGTGCAAGGCATCTCGGATGAATATGATAAAAAGAAGCTTGTAAAAGCCTTTAAAAAGGTATTTTCTAACCTGAGAACATT
This genomic window from Carassius auratus strain Wakin unplaced genomic scaffold, ASM336829v1 scaf_tig00023198, whole genome shotgun sequence contains:
- the LOC113077763 gene encoding eukaryotic translation initiation factor 1b-like, whose amino-acid sequence is MSNIQNLQSFDPFADATKGDDLLPAGTEDKIHIRIQQRNGRKTLTTVQGISDEYDKKKLVKAFKKKFACNGTVIEHPEYGEVIQLQGDQRKNICQFLLEINIVKEEQLKVHGF